A segment of the Pseudomonas serboccidentalis genome:
CGGCGTGGACATGCCCGGTTATGCCTCCTTGATGGTGGCCGTGACGTTCCTCGGTGGCCTGCAACTGATTGGCATCGGCGTGCTCGGCGAGTACCTGGGCCGCACTTATATCGAATCCAAACGCCGGCCGGTTTTTCTGGTGCGTCGCGTCTACGACCCCAAGGACTGAAACATGGATCTCAAGGAAACCGACATCCTCGGCGACAGCATCGGTGAGCATTGGTATTACTGCTCCAAGGCCGCTGCAACCCGCCGTTTGCTGGGCGATGCGCCGATCACGCGGATTCTCGACGTGGGTGCCGGCTCGGGTTTTTTCTCCCATCATCTGCTCACCCAAACCGCTGCGCAGGAAGCCTGGTGTGTTGACATCAGTTACCCCGCTGATTCGGACGCGACCACCGTCGGCAAACCGGTGCATTACCGCCGCGATATCGACGCCAGCGATGCGGATCTGGTGTTGCTGATGGACGTGCTGGAGCATGTCGACGACGACCTCGGCCTGCTCAAGGCTTATGTCGATAAAGTGCCGTCCGGCAGCCGTTTCCTGATGACGGTGCCAGCGTTCCAGTTTCTCTGGAGCGGGCACGACGATTTCCTCGAACACAAGCGGCGGTACACCTTGCCGCAGTTCGAAACCCTGGCCCGTGACGCGGGTTTGACTGTGCAGCGCGGTGCCTACTATTTCGGTGCGGTGTTTCCGATCGCGGCGGTGCTGCGTTTGCTGCCCAAAGGGCCACAGGCCGCAGTGCCGCAGTCTCAGCTCAAACGCCATCACCCATTGGTCAACGGCGTACTGAAGACTCTGTGCAGCCTTGAGCTGCCACTGATGGGCATGAACCGCCTGGCCGGTCTGAGCGTCTTTGTGCTGGCGCGCAAACCGTGACCTCAGCCGACCGATCAGCGTTGATCCAGCGCGGTTTGCGCTTTGCCGTGACCGGTCTGTTCGTCACCGCTCTGCATGCGCTGGTGGCGGTGCTGTTCATCAATTTTGTTGCGCCTCAACCGCCGCTCGCCAACGGTGTGGCATTTGCCGTGGCGACGGTGGTGTCCTATGTGATCAATACCACCTGGAGTTTTTCCGCCCGGCTGCATGGCAAAACCCTGCTGCGCTTTCTGCTGGTGTCCTGCGGCGGCTTTCTGTTGGCGATGTTCGTCGCGTGGGCGGCGCAGATCGCCGGACTGCACTATTTGCTGGGCATCGGCGCTGTGGCACTGATCATTCCGGCCTTCACCTTCGTGCTGCATAACTTCTGGACGTATCGATGAAGGGTTTGAACAAGCACCCGGCCTTGGCGCTGTTGCCGATCCTGCTGGGGGCGCTGGCGTTTTTTCTGGTGATCGGCCCGCGTGCCCTCGACCCGCAAAACATTGCCTGGCTCAAGGACGGTGATCCGGCGACGCATTACCTGGGCTGGGCGTTCTTTCGCCATTCGCCCTGGACCTTTCCCCTCGGGCTGAACCCGTCCTATGGGATGGAACTGGGCAGCTCGATCATTTTTTCCGATTCCAATCCGCTGCTGGCGCTGTTGTTCAAACCGTTCAACGGGTGGCTGCCGGAGACGTTCCAGTACTTCGGCGTGTGGTTGTTGCTGTGCTTCGTTCTACAAGCCTGGTTTGCCTGGAAGCTGCTCGGCCTGATCACCG
Coding sequences within it:
- a CDS encoding GtrA family protein; this encodes MTSADRSALIQRGLRFAVTGLFVTALHALVAVLFINFVAPQPPLANGVAFAVATVVSYVINTTWSFSARLHGKTLLRFLLVSCGGFLLAMFVAWAAQIAGLHYLLGIGAVALIIPAFTFVLHNFWTYR
- a CDS encoding class I SAM-dependent methyltransferase — its product is MDLKETDILGDSIGEHWYYCSKAAATRRLLGDAPITRILDVGAGSGFFSHHLLTQTAAQEAWCVDISYPADSDATTVGKPVHYRRDIDASDADLVLLMDVLEHVDDDLGLLKAYVDKVPSGSRFLMTVPAFQFLWSGHDDFLEHKRRYTLPQFETLARDAGLTVQRGAYYFGAVFPIAAVLRLLPKGPQAAVPQSQLKRHHPLVNGVLKTLCSLELPLMGMNRLAGLSVFVLARKP